The nucleotide window ACGAACACACCAGCCCGACCCGTTAACCGTTCGGCAGCTTGTCGCACACTGCGCCAGACCGTTGCGGCGTCCGTTGCCGCAACGGATATTAAGACCGTTACGACGCTCGTTGCCGCAACGGACAGCAGGACCGTTGCGGCGTCCGTTGTCACGACGGACACGGACGCCGTCGCGGACGACTCCCTCGCCCCGCCCGTTGCCGTCGGCGGAACGTTCATCAACCCACACGGTCACCCTGCAGACGTGACACACGACGGGACCACCACGGCCGCCACGGTGCCGTCGCTCTCCGTTCTGAAACGTCGGTAGCGGTGTCGCTCGTGGCGGGGGTGGCGACCCCGTCCCGGGCGAGGGTCGACGACGCGCAGTGACGACGCGACAGACCAGACCGACACACGACCGGACACAGATGACGACACCCACACTCAGCTCGATTCCACGGGACGACCAGTACACAGACTACGACACCTTCGCCGGCGTCTACCCGGCGATGCCGACGCCGTTCGACGACGACGGCGAGGTGGACCACGACCACCTCGCCGCTCGCGCCCAGCAGTTGGCGGCTGCAGGCGTCGACGGCATCGTCCCGGTCGGCTCCACCGGGGAGTCGGCGACGCTCACTCACGACGAACACGTCGCCGTCGTGGAGACGGTGGTCGAAGCCGTCGACTGCCCGGTGATCGCCGGCAGCGGCTCGAACGCCACCCACGAGGCGATCTCGCTGTCGGAGCGTTCTGTCGCGGCCGGCGCCGACGCTCTCCTCCTCATCTCGCCGTACTACAACCGCCCGGAGATGCGCGGCGTCCGTCGCCACTACACCCGGGTCGCCGACGCCGTCGACGTGCCCTGCGTCGTCTACAACGTCCCCTCCCGAACGGGGTCGAACCTCGAACCGGAGACGGTCGCCGAACTCGCTGACCACCCCGGGATCGCCGGCTACAAGGCCGCCTCCGGCGACGCCAACCAGATCTCCGAGGTGGTAGAGCGCACCCGCGAGGCGGCGTTCGACGTGTTGTCCGGC belongs to Halobaculum sp. MBLA0143 and includes:
- the dapA gene encoding 4-hydroxy-tetrahydrodipicolinate synthase; protein product: MTTPTLSSIPRDDQYTDYDTFAGVYPAMPTPFDDDGEVDHDHLAARAQQLAAAGVDGIVPVGSTGESATLTHDEHVAVVETVVEAVDCPVIAGSGSNATHEAISLSERSVAAGADALLLISPYYNRPEMRGVRRHYTRVADAVDVPCVVYNVPSRTGSNLEPETVAELADHPGIAGYKAASGDANQISEVVERTREAAFDVLSGDDAMTHPVVSLGGTGTISVIGNVLPERTRRVVERGLAGDLAAARATHHELGPTARALFRETNPIPVKEALSIRENREPRLRDPLTRATEQTRDRLTELLADLDATGPLGGVTEA